The Deltaproteobacteria bacterium genome segment CCCCCTGCCACGCTTTCTGCGGGATTTAAGGCGATACGACTCCCTGATGCCGTTTTGTATCAAAAAGCAGTCCGGGGGTCGGGGACCGGGGATCAGGGGTCGGGGACCAGGGGTCGGGGACCGGGGATCGGCGTTCGGGATTTTGCCCCAAAAAAACAAGGCATTCACCCTGCGACCGTAACTGCCGCACCCCGGTTTAGGGACAAAGGAAGTGCTTATCAATCCGCTTCCACATCCCAATTCCCCGCCCCTCACCGCCCGAGTTCTGATTTTCGGCCCCCGACCCCCGATCCCTTGTTTCCGGTCCCTGGCCCCCGATCCCTGTTCCCCGCTCCCCACAAGGATCTGGCCCGTCATTATGCTAACATGGGCAGGCTTCCGGAGGCCATGGAACACTGCCAAAAGGCGATTTCCAAAGACGAATTCAATCCGGAACTCCACTTTCTTCTGTCTTCCATACAGCAAGAACAGGGGCAAAACGAGGAAGCCATATCATCCTTGAGGAAGGTTCTCTACCTGGACCACAATTTTATTCTCGCCTATTTCGCTCTGGGAAATTTGTCCGCCCTCCAGGGTAAGGCCAGGGACGCGGAAAAATGCTTTGGGAACGCCCTGCATCTCTTGGAAAAAATCAAAAAAGAAGACCTCCTGCCGGGGTCGGGAGGGATGACGGCCGGGAGCCTGGCCCAAATAATCCATTCCGTAAGGAGAAAAAATCAGCATGGACTCAAAAAAGCTTAAAGAGACCTCTCCGGCAGATGATAATAAAATTCTAAAAGAAAGATCCAGAGTATTGGCCAGGGAGCCGGAAGAAAAGGAAGCGGGAGAAACAATCGAATTTTTGGAATTTTCCCTGGCCCACGAAAGATACGGCCTTGAGACCATCTTTATCCGGGAAGTGTATCCGTTAAAGGAATACACCCCTCTTCCCTGCACCCCGCCTTTCGTATTCGGCCTGATCAATGTCCGGGGACAGATCCTTTCCATCATTGATATCAGGAAGTTTTTCGAGCTGCCGGAAAAGGGTCTATCGGATCTCAACCAGGTCATTATCCTCCACAATGGGCGCATGGAATTCGGCATTCTGGCTGACGAGATCATCGGTGTCCGGGTCCATTCATCGGACCAATTGGAGCCGGACCTTCCCACACTGACCGATATTCGGGAGAAGTACTTGAAGGGGATTGCCAAGGAACGAATCATTATTCTCGATGCGATCAAGTTATTGAATGACCCGAACATGATCGTCCATGAGGAAGTGTCTTAATAATCAATTATTGAAAGGAAGGACCTGACCATGAGATGGACCATTGGAGCAAAGGTGGTAGGGGGATATGCCGTGGCCGTGGTGGTCTTTGTTGTCGTTAGCATAATCTCCTATTTGAGTATTGTTAAACTGATGGAGACGAATTATTGGGTGACATCCACTTACAGGGTGATGACCGAGTTGGAAGAAACCTATACCACTATGCTTGACATACAGAGAAGCGAACGGGGGTATGTCATTTCTGGAAAAGAAGATTATCTGGAATTCTATCATAACGGGATTAAAAAAATCGACGGGCATTTCAAGCGGATCCGCAACCGTACCCAGGCCAGTCCTGTGCAGCAGAAGAGACTGGAAACCCTTGAGCCGCTTACTGGGCGTTCACTTGGATTTATAAAAGAAATTATCGAGTTGCGGAGAACCGAAGGGTTTGAGGCCGCCAGGAAGAAGGTTATGACCGACGAAGTGAGAAAATCCATGAAAGACATTCGCAAAATGATCAGCGAGATCCAGAATGAAGAAACCAGACTCTTAAGACAGAGGGAAGCAGAGGCCAAAACAGCCGTAACCGCCGCTAAAAAAGTTATTTTGGGGGGGACGACTTTGGCTATTATTTTTGCGGCACTGGCTGGCTTTTTCATTTCCAGAAACATTTCCAGACCGCTCAGAGAAATATCCGGTGCCGCGGAAAAAATAAGCGGGGGCGATTTGACTGTCCCCATAACCACCTACGATCGAACGGATGAAGCCGGAATCCTGACCAGGGCCTTTGCTGTCATGGTGGAAAATCTCAGAGAGATGAATCGGCAGTCTGCGGAGATGACCAACGTTCTGGCCTCGGCTGCGAGTCAGATCCTGACCTCGACGGCCGAGATGGCTTCGGTTTCGACCGAAACGTCGACCGCGGTCAGTGAGACAACGGCGACCGTCGAAGAGGTCAAGCAGACGGCCCGCTTAGCCAGCGAGAAATCCAGGACTGTTTCGGACAGCGCCCAGCAAGCCGCCCAGGTGGCCCAGCAGGGGCAGGAGGCTGTTGAAGAAACGATCCATGGGATCACGCTGATCAAGCAGCACATGGAATCCGTGGGAGAGAGCATCGTCAAGTTGAGCGAGCAGAACCAGGCGATCGGAGAGATTATCACTACGGTGAATGATCTGGCCCAGCAGTCCAACCTGCTGGCCGTGAATGCGGCCATAGAGGCGGCCAAGGCCGGGGAACAGGGCAAAGGCTTTGCCGTGGTGGCCCAGGAGGTCAAGAGCCTGGCCGAACAATCGAAACAGGCTACTATCCAGGTGCGTTCGATATTAAATGAGATCCAAAAGGCCACGGCGGCCGCAGTGATGACCACGGAGCAGGTCGGCAAGGCGGTGGACGGCTCGGTAAAGCAGGCGACGGAATCAGGAGAGGCCATTACCCGACTGACGGAAAGCGTAACGGAGGCGGCCAATGCCCTGCTGCAGATTGTGGCCTCCAGCCAGCAGCAATTAGTGGGGATGGATCAGATCGCCCTGGCCATGGAGAACATCAAACAGGCGGCCCAGCAGAATATGGCCGGAACCAGGCAGGCCGAACAGTCCGCCCATAGCCTCAATGAACTGGGGCAGAAGCTGAAGGCCATGATCGGGCAGTTTAGAGTTTAAAAATGGGGGACGGAGAAGGAAGAAACATTAAAAAGGAGGATTCAAAATGAGCGGCAGCGGTTCAAAAACGAATACTGTTAGTTGTATTGCCCTGGGGGGTATACTCCCCGTATTGATTTGTATATTCCTTAAAACGATTTTGCCCGAATGGATATGGATCAAAGAGCCCTTTCATTCCTTTCTGGAGACAATCGGACTGTTTGCCGGGTTTTCACTGGCCGTACTTCTTTTATTGCAGCAAAAACATAAAAAAGAGGTGTCTCATTATGGCGTGATCGCATCTGCCTTGATCGGCATGGGGATACTGGACGGGTTCCACGCCTCCGTAGAAATTGGCAATACCTTCGTCTGGCTCCATAGCCTGGCCATCCTGGTCGGCGGGTTTTTCTTTTCCCTGATTTGGTTAATGAGACGGAAAACCGCTTCCCAGGGAGAGAATACTTTGCCGATTGTTGTGGCAGTTATAACCATAATAGCCGGTATATTCTCATTCAGTTTTTACCAGGCACTTCCGGAAATGTTGAGCAAGGGGGCATTTACCCCGGCAGCCTTTGCCATCAATTTCCTCGGCGGATTTTTCTTTATTCTTGGAGCGATCTGTTTTCTGGTCCGCTATCAACATGATGGAAATACCGAAGATATCCTCTTTGCCTTTTTCTGCCTCCTTAATGGTTCGTCCGGCTTTCTGTTTTGGTTTTCCCAGCCCTGGAACAGTGAATGGTGGTTATGGCACATTTTACGGGCTTTGGCTTATTTTATTCTGCTTGGGTATGTCTTTGTCATTTTTTGGAGGACCGAAGTCGAGCTTCGTGACACCAAAGAAAAACTGGAAATGAAGGCTGAATTGGAAAAGACTAATCTGGCCCTGGAAAGCGAGATCTCCGAGCGCAAGCAGATAGCGGACAACTTAAGACAGGCTATGCAGGAAGTTCAAGAGTCGGTTAATACCCTGGCCTCTGCCGTAAACCAGATTTTGTCCTCGACGACGGAGCTGGCTGCGGTTTCGGCGGAAACGTCGACGGCCGTCAGCCAGACGACGGCGACGGTTGAGGAGGTCAAGCAGACAGCCCGCTTAGCCAGTGAAAAATCCAGAACTGTTTCCGATAGTGCCCAGCAGGCGGCCCAGGTGGCTCAGCAGGGGCAGGAGGCTGTTGAAGAAACATTACGAGGGATCAGTCTTATTAAACAACAAATGGAATCCGTGGGAGAGAGCATCGTCAAGTTGAGCGAGCAGAACCAGGTGATCGGAGAGATTATCACTACGGTGAATGATCTGGCCCAGCAGTCCAACCTGCTGGCCGTGAATGCGGCCATAGAGGCGGCCAAGGCCGGGGAGCAGGGCAAAGGCTTTGCCGTGGTGGCCCAGGAGGTCAAGAGCCTGGCCGAACAGTCGAAGCAGGCCACCGTCCAGGTGCGTTCCATTTTGAGTGACATTCAGAAGGCCACGGCGGCCGCGGTGATGACCACGGAGCAGGTCGGCAAGGCGGTGGACAGATCGGTAAAGCAGGCGACGGAATCAGGGGAGGCCATTACCCGGCTGACGGAAAGCGTAACGGAGGCGGCCAATGCCCTGCTGCAGATCGTGGCCTCCAGCCAGCAGCAATTAGTGGGGATGGACCAGATCGCCCTGGCCATGGAGAACATCAAACAGGCGGCCCAGCAGAACATGGCCGGAACCAGGCAGGCCGAACAGTCTGCCCATAGCCTGAACGAGCTGGGACAGCGGTTGAAGGGTATGATCGGACAGTACAAGATATAGAGTTGCAAGTCTCAAGTTGCAAGTTGCAAGCAAGACAAACCTTGAACCTTGGACCTATTTTTATGATCTGCGAATATCGGCGAAAATCCGCGTCCTGATTTAGATTTATTGGAGAGGCTATGGACGATAAAGAAAAGCAATTATTGCAAAGACTTCTTTCGCTCTTTAAGATTGAAGCCGGAGAGCATCTCAAGGCCATATCCTCCGGCCTGATCGAGCTTGAAAAGGCCGGCCCGGAGAAACAACCGGAGATCTTGGAAGTCATCTACCGTGAGGCCCACAGTCTGAAAGGTGCGGCCCGGAGTGTGAACCTGCAGAAAATTGCCGCCCTCTGCCAATCGATGGAGAATGTTTTTTCCGCCCTGAAGGGGAGAGAAATCCAGGCCACGATACAACTATTCGATGTGTTGCACAAGGCCGTGGATAAGATCGAAAGCCTTTCAACCGCAGCAGAGGAAAAGACGGCTTCCGGGGTTGGCGCCTTGGTCCAGGTCCTGGAAAATGTCATCAAGAAACCGTCCATCGAGCAAGAGCCGGTCCGAGTTGAAAAAGAGGAGACTTCCGATCCTATTCCGGAACCTCCATCCCTTCCGATCCCCGACCCCCGACCCCCGACCCCCGATCCCCGATCCCCGATCCCCGGAACCTCTTCCCTCCCCTTATCTCCCAGTTTGCCTTCGTCAGAGACTATCAGGATATCCACCCATAAGCTGGATTCCATTCTATTTCAGGCCGAGGAGTTGTTGACCGTAAAAATTACCTCCGGACAACGGCTGGCTGAATTAAGAGAAATGAGAACCTCCCTGAATCAATTGAAAAAAGAATGGTCGGGATTCAAAAGGTCGGGAGAGCCATTATTTCTATCGCCCTTCGAGGGCCAATTGACCACGCTCTTGAAGGCTGCGGAGTACGACCACCGTTCCCTGGGAGGAATGGTGGATTCACTGCTGGATGAGATGAAAAAGATTTTGATGCTGCCTTTCTCCACTCTCTCGGATCAATTTCCCAAGGTGGTCCGCGAGATTTCCCGGGAGATGGGAAAAGAAGCGGAGATGATCGTTACCGGCGGTGAAATCGAGGTTGACCGAAGGGTGCTGGAGGAAATGAAGGACCCCCTCACCCACATGGTCAGAAACTGCCTCGACCATGGGATCGAGAAGGTGGGGGAACGGAAAAGAAAGAAAAAACCGGTCAGAGGGAAAATTCTCCTGACAATCACCTCGAAAAACGGAAATAAACTGGAAATCGTCCTCTCCGATGACGGGGCAGGGATCGAAGCAACCCGACTGAAAACTGCGGCCTTACAGCACGGTCTCCTCTCCCGGGAAGAAATCGAAAAACTGAGCGAGGGGGAGGTAACGTCCTTGATTTTTCGATCCGGTCTGACCACCAGCCCCATCATTACCGAACTCTCCGGGAGGGGACTGGGGCTGGCAATTGTCCGTGAAAAGGTGGAAAAACTGGGCGGCCGGATCGAGGTGGAATCCGGACCGGATGCGGGAACCCTCTTCAGAATGGTTATACCGCTTACCTTAGCCACCTTCCGGGGCGTTCTGGTCACCGTTAGCGGTTATCCCTTTATCCTTCCCACCAACAATGTCGAGAGGGTGGTAAGGACAAAAAAAGAGGAGATTAAAACCGTGGAAAACCGGGAGACCGTTCTTCTGGACGGTCGGGTCCTTTCATTAACGAGATTGGAGGATGTGCTTGAACTGGGGTCGGGGGTCGGGGGCCAGGGATCTGGGATCAGGGATCAGGGGTCAGGGGGCTGGGATCAGGGATCTGGGAGCAGCCGATTCCTCAATACCGACCTCCGATCCCCGAACCCCGACCCCTATCTGTCTTTAGTGGTTCTGGGCTCGGCAGAGAAGCGGATGGCCTTTCAGGTCGATGCGGTTCTTCAGGAGCGGGAGGTTTTGGTGAAACCTCTCGGGAACCAGCTTTCCCGGGTTCGCAATATTGCCGGAGCGACCGTCCTGGAAGGCGGTGTAGTGGTCCCGATCCTGAATGTCGTCGATATCCTGAAATCGGCCGTAAGGGTCGGGGGGACCCCTGCCGGTCTGAAAAAGGCAATTATCCCTGAAAAAAGAAGGTCCATCCTGGTTGTGGAAGATTCGATTACCGCCCGAACCTTGCTGAAGAATATTTTGAGTACGGTCGGTTACGCAGTTAGAACCACCGTCGATGGCCTGGATGCCGTTGCTGCCCTGAGAACCCAGAAGTTTGATCTGGTGGTGTCTGACATCCAGATGCCGAGAATGGATGGTTTCGATCTGGTCGAGAATATCCGGGGTAATAATAAATTCCCGGATCTCCCGGTCATTCTGGTCACCAGCCTTGAATCCGACCAGGACCGGCGGCGCGGCATCGAAGTCGGGGCCAATGCCTATATTGTGAAAAGCAGCTTTGATCAGAGCAATTTATTGGAAGTGGTGAGAAGATTGATTTAGGGGTCGGGGAACAGGGGTCGGGGGTCGGGAAAGGAGAATAAAAAGTGAGTAACTTTAACGAGAATAAAAGGGATCGGAGAATAGAGAGTGATAGTCGGGGAACAGGGGCCAGGGGCCAGGGATCGGTAGTTGAAAGTCAGATCCCCGCCCCCCGAACCCAGCCCCCTGCTTTCAAAAGTTATTATGATTTGGAGGTATGGCAAAATTCCATGGATTTGGTTGTGGATTGTTATCAATTAACGAGGAGTTTTCCCAAATATGAAGTTTTCGGATTAGCGAGCCAGATACAACGTGCGGTCGTATCAATAGCAGCCAATATAGCAGAGGGGAGAGCAAGGCAACATACAAAAGAGTTTCTTCAACATCTATCTATTGCATATGGTTCCCTGGCAGAATTAGAAACTTTATTACAGATCGCCGAACGTCTGGAATATATATCCGCCAAGAGTTTAGAAGAATTGATGAACAAAACATCAACTATTGGGCGAATGTTAAATGGCTTAAGAACTTCATTAAAAAATAAGGAAAGAATCTAAAAATGCCCGATCCCCGATCTCTGACCCCTGACCCCCGCCCCCCGATCCCCGATCCCCGATCCCCGATCAGGGTTCTCATCGTCGACGATTCCCCGGTGGTGCGGGAGCTCCTGGCCTATATTCTTAATTCCGATCCGGGAATAAGGGTAAT includes the following:
- a CDS encoding tetratricopeptide repeat protein, whose product is MYQKAVRGSGTGDQGSGTRGRGPGIGVRDFAPKKQGIHPATVTAAPRFRDKGSAYQSASTSQFPAPHRPSSDFRPPTPDPLFPVPGPRSLFPAPHKDLARHYANMGRLPEAMEHCQKAISKDEFNPELHFLLSSIQQEQGQNEEAISSLRKVLYLDHNFILAYFALGNLSALQGKARDAEKCFGNALHLLEKIKKEDLLPGSGGMTAGSLAQIIHSVRRKNQHGLKKA
- a CDS encoding purine-binding chemotaxis protein CheW, which gives rise to MDSKKLKETSPADDNKILKERSRVLAREPEEKEAGETIEFLEFSLAHERYGLETIFIREVYPLKEYTPLPCTPPFVFGLINVRGQILSIIDIRKFFELPEKGLSDLNQVIILHNGRMEFGILADEIIGVRVHSSDQLEPDLPTLTDIREKYLKGIAKERIIILDAIKLLNDPNMIVHEEVS
- a CDS encoding methyl-accepting chemotaxis protein, which translates into the protein MRWTIGAKVVGGYAVAVVVFVVVSIISYLSIVKLMETNYWVTSTYRVMTELEETYTTMLDIQRSERGYVISGKEDYLEFYHNGIKKIDGHFKRIRNRTQASPVQQKRLETLEPLTGRSLGFIKEIIELRRTEGFEAARKKVMTDEVRKSMKDIRKMISEIQNEETRLLRQREAEAKTAVTAAKKVILGGTTLAIIFAALAGFFISRNISRPLREISGAAEKISGGDLTVPITTYDRTDEAGILTRAFAVMVENLREMNRQSAEMTNVLASAASQILTSTAEMASVSTETSTAVSETTATVEEVKQTARLASEKSRTVSDSAQQAAQVAQQGQEAVEETIHGITLIKQHMESVGESIVKLSEQNQAIGEIITTVNDLAQQSNLLAVNAAIEAAKAGEQGKGFAVVAQEVKSLAEQSKQATIQVRSILNEIQKATAAAVMTTEQVGKAVDGSVKQATESGEAITRLTESVTEAANALLQIVASSQQQLVGMDQIALAMENIKQAAQQNMAGTRQAEQSAHSLNELGQKLKAMIGQFRV
- a CDS encoding response regulator, translated to MDDKEKQLLQRLLSLFKIEAGEHLKAISSGLIELEKAGPEKQPEILEVIYREAHSLKGAARSVNLQKIAALCQSMENVFSALKGREIQATIQLFDVLHKAVDKIESLSTAAEEKTASGVGALVQVLENVIKKPSIEQEPVRVEKEETSDPIPEPPSLPIPDPRPPTPDPRSPIPGTSSLPLSPSLPSSETIRISTHKLDSILFQAEELLTVKITSGQRLAELREMRTSLNQLKKEWSGFKRSGEPLFLSPFEGQLTTLLKAAEYDHRSLGGMVDSLLDEMKKILMLPFSTLSDQFPKVVREISREMGKEAEMIVTGGEIEVDRRVLEEMKDPLTHMVRNCLDHGIEKVGERKRKKKPVRGKILLTITSKNGNKLEIVLSDDGAGIEATRLKTAALQHGLLSREEIEKLSEGEVTSLIFRSGLTTSPIITELSGRGLGLAIVREKVEKLGGRIEVESGPDAGTLFRMVIPLTLATFRGVLVTVSGYPFILPTNNVERVVRTKKEEIKTVENRETVLLDGRVLSLTRLEDVLELGSGVGGQGSGIRDQGSGGWDQGSGSSRFLNTDLRSPNPDPYLSLVVLGSAEKRMAFQVDAVLQEREVLVKPLGNQLSRVRNIAGATVLEGGVVVPILNVVDILKSAVRVGGTPAGLKKAIIPEKRRSILVVEDSITARTLLKNILSTVGYAVRTTVDGLDAVAALRTQKFDLVVSDIQMPRMDGFDLVENIRGNNKFPDLPVILVTSLESDQDRRRGIEVGANAYIVKSSFDQSNLLEVVRRLI
- a CDS encoding four helix bundle protein, which produces MDLVVDCYQLTRSFPKYEVFGLASQIQRAVVSIAANIAEGRARQHTKEFLQHLSIAYGSLAELETLLQIAERLEYISAKSLEELMNKTSTIGRMLNGLRTSLKNKERI